Proteins from a single region of Bacteroidia bacterium:
- a CDS encoding PD-(D/E)XK nuclease family protein, giving the protein MTSFLEKVAAEILSGKYGKPEELCVVLPSRRAGLYLKKLLGTMHGRILLSPEIYAIEDLISELFPGRITGHSESLFLLYRSYLKITPSDPEAFDAFCRWAGTFLNDIQEIDNYLADADQLFGNLEGIRELEEWSLNREDLTQMQQSYLSFWKSLHRLYIQFRIDLESEGLAYRGMALRKLCESNTTLFRKNTLICGFNALNTAEATLFQYWQRQGLAVFFWDADIYYYSDPFHEAGKFLREHLPGLKPAAATPAWISDDLSAGKKEIYITGIPGNTLQAKYVGQLLENLSGADSLRTAVVLADESLLFPVLHALPGETQKVNISMGFPMKMSTIAGFIETLLRLHEQAERSARTDQKGHFLFYHREVLALMKQPAFLLLLDQPGQAGAVTDEIITKNKIFSSRDGILKHFTGKDRTLTESLLSMNEKAAVLATLEKVLEQGLERLEAMDSGTEQEFFFEARNIIGMIAEQDRKYDYFRELRTLVSFIRQAFRTASIPFYGEPLTGLQIMGVLETRALDFDRVILLSANEQILPSGRNANSFIPYDLRKYFGLPTYHDRDAIFSYHFYRLIQRAKEIHCLYTTIKDVIGSGEKSRFLTQLENELPGRNPNIKIYSGVLSVPPPKLSSHPILVEKDEAVLELLKKQLEKGISPSAINTYLACPLRYFLSRVAGLSEAGEVEETIDARSMGSVIHGAIEKLYLPLVGQSLSPPALEKMKIEAPGVLEREFLQLFSKEDLASGPNLLAWEAAQSYLEELIRNDIRQAEYALKAGIRFQLLAVEQKLNLQLEPGLRLSGVTDRIDLLGNTLRIIDYKTGKVDAKDVRTKDITSLTAEARKGMAVQLMSYALMHGLPEKGELLSGIYSFRSSKGGIKVLEVDGSQEISAEMLDEFKHLLKLHFRELLDPTVPFRQTEDKKTCEYCAFREVCGKD; this is encoded by the coding sequence ATGACCTCTTTCCTAGAGAAGGTAGCGGCAGAAATTCTTTCCGGAAAATACGGGAAGCCGGAAGAATTATGCGTGGTCCTGCCCAGCCGGCGGGCCGGATTGTACTTAAAGAAATTGCTGGGAACAATGCATGGCCGCATACTTCTCTCGCCGGAGATTTACGCCATTGAGGACCTCATTTCAGAATTATTTCCCGGACGAATCACCGGCCATTCCGAATCCCTCTTTCTCCTATACCGTTCTTACCTGAAGATTACGCCCTCAGATCCCGAGGCTTTTGATGCCTTTTGCCGTTGGGCGGGGACCTTCCTGAACGATATACAGGAGATTGATAATTACCTGGCGGATGCAGACCAGCTGTTCGGCAACCTTGAAGGCATTCGCGAACTGGAAGAATGGAGCCTGAACCGGGAAGATCTTACCCAAATGCAGCAATCGTACCTCTCATTCTGGAAATCGCTGCACCGCCTTTATATTCAATTCCGTATTGACCTGGAAAGCGAAGGTTTGGCCTACCGCGGCATGGCGCTCCGAAAACTATGTGAATCAAACACAACACTCTTTAGAAAAAACACGCTGATATGCGGGTTTAATGCACTCAATACTGCCGAAGCCACGCTGTTCCAATACTGGCAACGTCAGGGACTGGCAGTCTTCTTCTGGGATGCGGATATCTATTATTACTCTGACCCCTTCCACGAGGCAGGGAAATTTCTTCGTGAGCACCTGCCGGGACTTAAACCCGCTGCCGCCACACCGGCATGGATCAGTGATGATCTATCCGCAGGAAAAAAAGAGATCTATATCACTGGCATTCCCGGCAACACGCTGCAAGCAAAATATGTCGGACAATTGCTGGAAAATCTATCAGGAGCAGATTCTTTACGTACGGCAGTGGTGCTTGCAGATGAATCCTTGCTGTTTCCCGTTCTCCATGCCCTGCCCGGAGAAACCCAGAAAGTGAACATCTCCATGGGCTTCCCGATGAAGATGTCGACTATAGCCGGATTTATTGAAACACTTCTCCGCTTGCATGAGCAGGCGGAGCGAAGCGCGAGAACTGATCAAAAAGGTCACTTCCTCTTCTACCACCGTGAAGTGCTGGCGCTCATGAAGCAGCCTGCTTTTCTTCTGCTACTCGATCAGCCGGGGCAAGCCGGTGCAGTAACGGATGAAATCATAACAAAAAACAAAATATTCTCCAGCCGAGATGGTATTCTAAAGCACTTCACCGGCAAAGACCGCACACTCACCGAAAGCTTGCTTTCCATGAACGAAAAAGCAGCCGTGCTCGCTACCTTGGAGAAGGTGCTGGAGCAAGGCCTGGAAAGGCTGGAAGCAATGGATAGCGGCACTGAACAGGAATTCTTCTTCGAAGCGAGGAACATTATTGGAATGATCGCGGAGCAAGACAGAAAATATGACTACTTCCGTGAACTCCGGACACTGGTATCTTTTATCCGTCAGGCCTTTCGAACTGCTTCCATACCGTTTTACGGAGAACCACTGACCGGCCTGCAAATCATGGGTGTTTTAGAAACACGTGCACTGGACTTTGACAGAGTGATCTTGCTGTCGGCAAACGAACAAATACTGCCCTCAGGAAGAAATGCGAACTCCTTTATCCCTTATGATCTGAGAAAATACTTCGGACTACCCACCTACCATGACCGCGATGCCATATTTTCTTATCATTTTTACCGTCTGATCCAGCGGGCAAAGGAAATTCATTGTCTCTATACAACGATCAAAGATGTGATTGGCAGCGGAGAAAAAAGTCGCTTTCTTACACAGCTGGAAAATGAGCTGCCCGGGCGGAACCCAAATATCAAGATCTATTCAGGTGTCTTGTCTGTTCCACCTCCAAAACTTTCCTCACATCCCATCCTGGTGGAAAAAGATGAAGCGGTACTTGAACTTTTGAAAAAACAATTAGAAAAAGGCATCAGCCCTTCCGCTATTAACACCTATCTCGCGTGTCCGCTCCGGTATTTTCTTTCCAGAGTAGCCGGACTTTCTGAGGCAGGGGAAGTAGAAGAAACCATTGATGCCCGTTCAATGGGGAGTGTCATTCACGGTGCCATCGAAAAGCTCTACCTGCCCCTGGTTGGTCAGTCACTGAGTCCTCCCGCACTGGAGAAAATGAAAATAGAAGCCCCTGGTGTACTTGAAAGGGAATTCTTACAGTTATTCAGCAAAGAGGACCTTGCATCGGGTCCCAATCTCCTGGCATGGGAAGCCGCACAGAGCTACCTGGAAGAACTGATCCGTAATGATATCCGCCAGGCAGAATATGCGCTGAAGGCAGGTATCCGCTTTCAGTTGCTGGCCGTAGAACAAAAGCTAAACCTGCAGCTGGAACCCGGTCTTCGGCTCTCAGGCGTTACCGACCGGATCGATCTTTTGGGAAACACCCTTAGAATCATTGATTATAAAACCGGAAAAGTTGACGCAAAGGATGTCCGCACAAAAGATATTACTTCCCTGACCGCTGAAGCCAGAAAAGGTATGGCAGTACAACTCATGAGCTATGCACTCATGCACGGACTGCCAGAGAAGGGAGAGCTGCTATCGGGAATCTATTCTTTCCGGAGCAGTAAAGGCGGGATAAAAGTATTGGAGGTGGACGGAAGTCAGGAAATCAGTGCGGAAATGCTGGATGAGTTCAAGCACCTCCTGAAGCTGCATTTCCGTGAACTTTTGGATCCTACGGTCCCCTTCCGGCAAACCGAAGACAAAAAGACGTGCGAGTACTGTGCTTTCAGGGAGGTATGCGGAAAAGATTAA
- a CDS encoding T9SS type A sorting domain-containing protein — protein sequence MLRILPCFLFLLVIGVFKSGSSQNCSNLNLQWISDIGGNCSQMVMTMHRHSNPGSPYLFVANKEAGLKVYDISVPVSPSLLSSVSTFNFDTLDVMNLCQDGQYLYLALGNHFTSPQAGGMAIVDVANPAVPVVTDFYVVPNSGSGAGIVKVEGNIAYLGAMESGLVLLDISNKYNIQLISQIIPPISFPPVSNPNPATFNARGMEVKNGIVYLCYDAGGIRIINCTNPATPLESGRWCNPAMYLPFNMPKAYNNCILDDTLLYVAVDYAGMEVLNVKDTSAISLVGWWNPYNAPANNWFTSPGHMNEMAWEKNCRRIFLSSGKSDLHVIDVSNPAAPDSCNYYGGVSNSIGTWGVSLYQNQLFLSYICAAVPFSSLWTGVKLLSFNSCSSGFSEEENSSFRVFPNPAGSQFRVEWSSSRVVTGITVYNSNGAKVLCRKIREGESETFCQDVKWDPGIYFISCQLNSGEVICRKLIID from the coding sequence ATGTTACGTATTTTACCGTGTTTTCTTTTTCTGCTGGTTATAGGAGTTTTCAAAAGCGGCAGCTCGCAAAACTGCAGTAATTTAAACCTGCAATGGATTTCGGACATCGGAGGAAATTGTTCTCAAATGGTGATGACAATGCATCGCCACAGCAATCCGGGTTCTCCGTACTTGTTCGTGGCCAATAAGGAGGCGGGTCTGAAAGTTTATGATATTTCGGTTCCTGTTTCTCCTTCGCTGTTATCTTCTGTTTCAACGTTTAATTTTGACACCCTGGATGTGATGAACCTTTGTCAGGATGGACAGTACCTGTATCTTGCACTGGGAAATCATTTTACAAGTCCTCAGGCGGGGGGTATGGCCATTGTAGATGTGGCGAATCCGGCCGTCCCTGTAGTTACGGATTTTTATGTTGTTCCAAATTCAGGGAGTGGGGCAGGTATTGTTAAGGTGGAGGGCAATATTGCCTACCTGGGTGCCATGGAAAGCGGGTTGGTACTGCTGGACATCAGCAATAAGTATAATATTCAGTTGATTTCACAGATTATTCCCCCTATTTCATTTCCTCCGGTTTCGAATCCTAATCCTGCCACATTCAATGCACGAGGTATGGAAGTTAAAAATGGAATAGTGTACCTGTGTTATGATGCTGGCGGAATTCGTATTATCAATTGTACCAACCCTGCCACTCCTTTGGAGAGTGGTCGCTGGTGCAATCCGGCAATGTACCTACCGTTCAATATGCCTAAAGCATATAATAACTGCATTCTCGACGACACCCTGCTTTATGTTGCGGTGGATTATGCCGGAATGGAGGTGTTGAATGTAAAGGATACGTCTGCAATTTCTTTGGTGGGATGGTGGAATCCATATAATGCACCGGCCAATAACTGGTTTACAAGTCCGGGACATATGAATGAGATGGCTTGGGAAAAAAATTGCCGGAGAATTTTTTTATCCAGCGGTAAAAGCGACTTGCATGTAATTGATGTTTCTAATCCGGCGGCTCCTGATTCATGCAATTATTACGGGGGAGTCTCTAATTCGATTGGAACCTGGGGTGTTTCATTGTATCAAAATCAGTTGTTTCTTTCTTATATCTGTGCGGCGGTACCGTTTTCTTCATTGTGGACAGGAGTTAAATTGCTGAGTTTTAATTCCTGTTCCTCGGGTTTTTCAGAGGAAGAAAACAGCAGTTTTCGTGTTTTTCCAAACCCTGCTGGGAGCCAGTTCCGTGTAGAATGGTCTTCATCTCGCGTAGTCACCGGGATTACGGTGTACAACTCCAATGGGGCGAAAGTGTTGTGCCGGAAAATACGCGAGGGAGAATCGGAGACTTTTTGTCAAGATGTAAAGTGGGACCCCGGTATTTATTTTATTTCCTGTCAGCTTAATTCCGGTGAAGTAATATGCCGGAAGTTGATCATTGACTGA
- a CDS encoding OmpA family protein encodes MKKLLLIAFVLMTGMVIGQNSLKPTATEALLTVLVTDMKENPREGESITFVNSSSGKEYGGITQSDGKFLLLVPKGAKYKVKYKAFSEDFQYTEFDMPLAKDTLLSFEFQLKYDLPKTITLDNVYFDTGKSTFRPESYTELNKLLDYLKLKKNMVIEIGGHTDNVGKPESNLKLSGDRANAVRDWLIKNGIPADRIVAKGYGDTSPVASNDTEGGKQKNRRTEVKILKEK; translated from the coding sequence ATGAAAAAACTGCTTCTCATTGCATTTGTCTTAATGACCGGGATGGTTATCGGACAAAACTCCCTGAAACCTACCGCCACTGAAGCCCTGCTAACCGTTCTGGTTACAGACATGAAGGAGAATCCCCGTGAAGGAGAAAGTATCACATTTGTAAATTCTTCCAGCGGAAAAGAATACGGCGGGATTACACAATCGGATGGAAAATTCCTTCTCCTGGTACCTAAAGGTGCAAAATATAAAGTTAAGTACAAGGCGTTTTCTGAAGATTTCCAGTACACTGAATTTGACATGCCTCTGGCAAAAGACACCTTACTTAGTTTCGAATTTCAGTTGAAGTACGATCTTCCGAAGACGATCACACTTGATAATGTCTATTTCGACACAGGCAAGTCCACTTTCCGGCCAGAATCCTATACGGAACTTAACAAGCTACTGGATTATCTTAAACTAAAGAAGAATATGGTTATTGAGATCGGGGGGCATACAGATAATGTGGGCAAGCCCGAGTCCAATCTGAAATTGTCCGGTGACAGAGCCAATGCTGTGCGTGATTGGCTAATAAAGAATGGTATCCCTGCGGACAGGATTGTGGCAAAGGGATACGGCGATACAAGCCCCGTTGCTTCAAATGATACGGAAGGCGGCAAACAGAAGAACCGCCGGACAGAGGTAAAGATTTTAAAGGAAAAATAA
- a CDS encoding sigma-70 family RNA polymerase sigma factor yields MEHKYHKTAAQLEAEYAEVKKACANPKDFSVLYERYYDSIFGFVWKRLEDEEATADITQIVFLKAMIHLKKFEFRGLPFSSWLFRIAVNEVNMYFRKHPGQRIISMEESQAFHLAAEVRDQDREETLKIVLRLLQKLEPEDLQLIELRFFEEMSFAEIGEIFSITENNAKVRTYRALSKLKKLVDNETPRY; encoded by the coding sequence TTGGAGCATAAATATCATAAAACTGCAGCGCAGCTGGAAGCAGAATACGCCGAAGTAAAAAAAGCATGTGCCAATCCAAAGGATTTCAGTGTGCTTTATGAACGTTACTACGACTCAATATTCGGGTTTGTCTGGAAAAGGCTGGAGGATGAAGAAGCTACTGCTGACATAACACAGATCGTGTTCCTTAAAGCAATGATTCATCTGAAAAAATTTGAATTCAGAGGGCTTCCATTCTCGTCATGGCTGTTCCGGATTGCTGTTAATGAAGTGAATATGTATTTTCGTAAACACCCTGGGCAGAGGATAATCAGCATGGAAGAATCCCAGGCTTTCCATCTGGCAGCGGAGGTGAGGGACCAGGACCGTGAAGAAACGTTAAAGATTGTTTTACGGTTACTGCAAAAACTGGAACCCGAAGATCTGCAATTAATCGAATTACGTTTTTTTGAGGAAATGTCTTTCGCAGAGATCGGAGAAATATTTAGTATTACAGAAAATAATGCCAAAGTGAGAACCTACAGGGCCTTGTCTAAATTAAAGAAACTAGTGGACAATGAAACACCCAGATACTGA